Proteins co-encoded in one Nonlabens agnitus genomic window:
- a CDS encoding regulatory protein RecX: MKQESFTVEEATRAAERFCAYQERCHQDVERKLKKMGMIQDAIDQIIPHLLQHNFLNETRFAKVFAGGKFRIKKWGRVRIVRELKMRGLNKKTIDIGLAEIPEEQYRLTFDTLSRKRNNQLTETDKYKRRKKLADYLLYRGWESHLVYAKAKELIPDD; the protein is encoded by the coding sequence ATGAAACAAGAGTCTTTTACTGTAGAAGAGGCCACAAGAGCGGCCGAGCGTTTTTGCGCCTACCAGGAGCGTTGCCATCAGGATGTGGAGCGTAAGCTTAAAAAGATGGGAATGATTCAGGATGCTATCGACCAGATCATACCGCATTTGTTGCAGCACAATTTTTTGAATGAAACTAGATTTGCAAAGGTGTTTGCTGGTGGGAAATTCCGCATCAAGAAATGGGGTCGTGTGAGAATCGTGCGCGAGCTTAAGATGCGTGGCCTCAATAAAAAAACCATCGACATCGGGCTTGCAGAGATTCCTGAGGAGCAATACAGATTGACATTTGACACGCTTTCGCGAAAGCGAAACAACCAACTTACAGAAACTGATAAGTACAAACGCCGCAAGAAACTAGCAGATTATCTACTCTATCGCGGTTGGGAATCACACCTGGTTTATGCCAAGGCAAAAGAGCTTATACCAGACGATTAA
- a CDS encoding cupin-like domain-containing protein, which yields MSSLNLTQIPRHKTLSKAEFVKNYLKPQKPVVIERLTEEWPAYEKWNLEYINQIAGDKTVPLYDDRPVKHDEGFNQAHAEMKMSEYIDLLKKGPTNFRIFLYNIMKEVPQLQTDFKYPDLGMKLIKGLPMMFFGGTDSKVFMHYDIDFTNILHFHFHGKKRCIIMAPDQSKYMYKVPNALITREDIDFSNPDLEKWPALKKVQGFVCDLNHGEMLYMPEGYWHYMHYLTPGFSISLRSYPRKIKNLSKALYNIFIMRHYDNLMRRWKGQDWIDYKNEKAITRTNDRL from the coding sequence TTGAGTTCATTAAACCTCACACAAATACCGCGACACAAAACACTGTCTAAAGCAGAGTTTGTCAAGAATTACCTAAAACCACAAAAGCCGGTCGTTATCGAGCGGTTGACTGAGGAATGGCCGGCTTATGAAAAGTGGAATCTGGAATATATTAATCAAATTGCTGGCGACAAGACCGTGCCGTTGTACGATGATCGCCCGGTAAAACACGATGAGGGTTTTAACCAGGCACATGCCGAAATGAAGATGTCTGAGTACATCGACCTGCTCAAAAAAGGACCGACTAACTTCAGGATCTTTCTTTATAACATCATGAAAGAAGTGCCACAGCTGCAAACCGATTTCAAATATCCAGACCTGGGCATGAAGTTGATCAAGGGACTGCCTATGATGTTCTTTGGCGGGACAGACTCAAAGGTGTTTATGCACTATGATATTGATTTTACCAACATCCTGCATTTCCATTTTCATGGGAAAAAGAGATGCATCATCATGGCACCAGACCAGTCAAAATATATGTATAAAGTGCCCAACGCCTTAATCACTCGTGAGGATATCGATTTTAGCAATCCAGATCTGGAAAAATGGCCAGCACTCAAAAAAGTGCAGGGATTTGTATGCGATCTTAATCATGGTGAGATGCTCTACATGCCAGAAGGTTACTGGCACTACATGCATTACCTAACACCAGGATTCTCCATCAGTTTGCGATCGTACCCACGTAAGATCAAGAATTTGAGCAAGGCTTTGTACAACATTTTTATCATGCGTCATTACGATAATTTGATGCGCCGCTGGAAAGGTCAGGACTGGATCGATTATAAGAATGAAAAGGCTATTACGCGCACTAACGATCGGCTTTAA
- the bioB gene encoding biotin synthase BioB — translation MLTNTRHDWTKEEVLAIYNKPIMELLYDAATVHREYHNPNQVQVSTLLSIKTGGCPEDCGYCPQAARYHTDIEGNDLMSVSQVKAQALRAKSSGSSRVCMGAAWRNVKDGPEFDQVLEMVRTINKLDMEVCCTLGMITENQAHRLAEAGLYAYNHNLDSSEEYYKEVISTRGYQDRLDTIGNVRKTNVTVCSGGIIGMGENVEDRAGMLVALASLSPQPESTPINALVAVEGTPLEEQEPVSIWEMIRMVATTRIVMPQTQVRLSAGRTSMSREGQAMCFFAGANSIFAGDKLLTTPNPDVNEDMEMFKMLGLEPMKPFVKKAQPETVEEQYSKYKDQGEKPRWSRPDHKIERNEQAKEMAKAAKAN, via the coding sequence ATGCTAACAAATACCCGACACGACTGGACTAAAGAAGAAGTTCTAGCCATATATAATAAACCTATTATGGAACTGCTTTATGATGCAGCTACTGTACATAGGGAATATCATAATCCCAATCAGGTGCAGGTTTCTACTTTGCTATCCATAAAAACTGGTGGTTGTCCAGAAGATTGTGGATACTGTCCACAGGCAGCCCGCTATCATACAGATATCGAAGGCAATGATCTAATGTCTGTAAGTCAAGTCAAGGCGCAAGCCTTACGTGCCAAATCCAGCGGTAGTTCCAGAGTTTGTATGGGAGCAGCATGGAGAAACGTCAAGGACGGTCCTGAATTTGATCAAGTTCTTGAAATGGTACGGACCATCAACAAACTAGATATGGAAGTGTGCTGCACACTTGGTATGATTACAGAAAATCAAGCCCACAGACTTGCAGAGGCTGGTTTGTACGCTTACAACCACAACCTTGACAGTAGCGAGGAATATTACAAGGAAGTAATTTCCACTCGTGGTTACCAGGATCGTCTGGATACCATAGGGAACGTTCGTAAGACCAACGTCACTGTTTGTAGTGGTGGAATCATCGGAATGGGTGAAAATGTAGAGGATCGCGCAGGAATGCTTGTCGCACTTGCGAGTTTAAGTCCGCAGCCTGAAAGTACGCCTATCAACGCACTGGTGGCTGTTGAAGGAACACCTCTGGAAGAGCAAGAACCAGTTTCCATTTGGGAAATGATCCGTATGGTGGCGACTACAAGAATTGTGATGCCACAAACCCAAGTGCGATTGAGTGCCGGTAGGACGAGCATGAGCCGTGAAGGACAAGCCATGTGTTTCTTTGCGGGTGCTAACTCAATTTTTGCTGGGGATAAACTTCTCACCACGCCTAATCCAGACGTGAACGAGGATATGGAAATGTTCAAGATGTTAGGATTGGAACCGATGAAGCCTTTTGTAAAAAAGGCACAACCAGAAACGGTAGAAGAGCAATATTCTAAGTATAAAGATCAAGGTGAAAAGCCACGTTGGTCACGTCCAGATCACAAGATTGAGCGTAACGAGCAAGCCAAGGAAATGGCCAAGGCTGCCAAAGCAAACTAA
- a CDS encoding alpha/beta fold hydrolase, whose amino-acid sequence MKMRCVLLILICSAFAKAQTDPNIFDKFSSEFITIDGYKINLEVKGEGDPIFFLPGGPGNSHDYMQGNFGQYHTSNKVVFFDWLGRGKSDNASNKEEYTVEADVEMIEKIRKHLNLDKISLVGHSYGTVPAQAYAIKYGDEVEKMVLINGFHSGAMWQANCDSYNHYAKTHFPEKWVKVDSLRALGYVSTDQPLQDLYATFPTKYIYYHNTSLQQNVPDTDYRGWANEVYEQIIGPDGDFDVSGSMIEQDYRRMLKDVKAKTLIIAGRYDGVSTPEFAVQYKTFMPQAQFEMFENSGHNPYLEEPQKFYKLFEEFFEINK is encoded by the coding sequence ATGAAAATGAGATGTGTTTTATTGATTTTGATCTGTTCCGCTTTCGCGAAAGCGCAAACAGACCCAAATATCTTTGATAAATTCAGCAGTGAGTTTATCACCATCGATGGGTACAAGATCAACTTGGAGGTCAAAGGTGAAGGCGACCCAATTTTCTTTTTGCCTGGTGGTCCTGGAAACTCGCATGATTATATGCAGGGAAATTTTGGCCAGTACCACACTTCCAATAAAGTGGTATTTTTTGATTGGTTGGGTAGAGGCAAGTCTGACAATGCCAGCAATAAAGAAGAGTACACGGTTGAAGCTGATGTCGAGATGATCGAGAAGATTAGGAAGCATCTCAATCTTGATAAGATTTCATTAGTAGGACATTCTTATGGTACTGTTCCCGCGCAAGCCTATGCTATCAAGTACGGCGATGAAGTAGAAAAAATGGTGCTTATCAATGGCTTTCATAGTGGTGCCATGTGGCAGGCCAACTGTGATAGCTATAACCACTATGCAAAAACACATTTTCCGGAAAAATGGGTGAAGGTGGATTCTTTAAGAGCGCTAGGTTATGTCTCGACAGACCAGCCGCTACAGGATCTTTATGCTACCTTTCCTACTAAGTATATCTATTACCACAACACCAGCTTGCAACAAAACGTTCCTGATACCGATTATCGCGGTTGGGCAAACGAGGTCTATGAACAGATCATAGGTCCTGATGGTGATTTTGATGTGAGCGGTAGTATGATTGAACAAGATTACCGTAGAATGTTGAAAGATGTCAAAGCAAAAACACTGATCATAGCCGGTAGATATGATGGCGTCTCTACACCAGAATTTGCAGTACAATACAAAACCTTTATGCCACAGGCACAATTTGAAATGTTTGAGAATAGTGGGCACAATCCCTATCTTGAGGAACCCCAAAAGTTCTACAAGCTATTCGAAGAATTTTTTGAGATAAACAAATAA
- a CDS encoding beta-ketoacyl synthase N-terminal-like domain-containing protein, with translation MKNPIYIHDASLVSPLGENGFESASALFCHHEGTAVGKVDQATEQAITDLREENAHYQKLDRSTILAMLAARQLKLVDKDVAINVGSSRGATGIWEEFHAGFVKTGQVPVPTSPLTTLGNISSWIAQDLGTQAAAFSHSITCATAAHSILNAIAWLESGMATAFIAGGAEAPLTDFTIAQMKALRIYSQESGDYPCRALDMEKTSNQMILGEAAACFVLSKKPASTKIKITGYGTSIENLTSATSVSNDGIGFQHTMKQAMEDQKLQDIDAIITHAPATLQGDRSELAAIKAVFGELHPQLCNNKWQIGHTLGASAAVNLFMAVQMLTTAQIPAIPYVSDSFVNPRERSVIPRKILINASGFGGNCVSILVEKEL, from the coding sequence TTGAAAAACCCCATTTACATACACGATGCATCGCTCGTTTCTCCATTAGGCGAAAACGGTTTTGAGTCGGCTAGTGCTTTATTTTGTCATCATGAGGGAACTGCGGTAGGAAAGGTTGATCAAGCCACAGAGCAAGCCATTACTGATTTGCGCGAGGAAAACGCTCATTATCAAAAGCTGGATCGATCAACGATTCTAGCCATGCTGGCGGCACGTCAATTGAAATTGGTAGATAAGGATGTAGCGATCAATGTAGGTTCCAGTCGCGGTGCGACAGGAATCTGGGAAGAGTTTCATGCCGGCTTTGTAAAAACCGGTCAGGTTCCCGTGCCTACGTCACCATTGACAACCTTAGGTAACATCAGCAGTTGGATTGCCCAGGATCTAGGAACACAAGCTGCGGCGTTTTCTCATTCCATCACTTGTGCCACGGCAGCACATTCCATTCTAAATGCTATTGCCTGGCTGGAAAGTGGTATGGCTACAGCTTTTATCGCTGGTGGTGCCGAAGCGCCTCTAACCGATTTTACCATTGCGCAAATGAAGGCGCTACGCATTTATTCACAGGAAAGTGGTGATTATCCTTGCCGTGCTCTGGACATGGAAAAAACCAGCAATCAAATGATTCTGGGAGAAGCTGCTGCCTGTTTTGTGTTATCCAAAAAACCAGCTAGTACCAAGATCAAAATCACAGGTTACGGTACTTCCATTGAGAACCTGACCAGTGCGACTTCAGTCTCTAATGATGGCATTGGGTTCCAGCATACCATGAAACAAGCGATGGAAGATCAGAAATTGCAGGATATAGATGCAATTATCACGCATGCACCGGCAACGCTTCAGGGCGATCGATCAGAATTGGCGGCGATAAAGGCTGTTTTTGGGGAACTTCATCCGCAATTGTGTAACAATAAATGGCAAATAGGGCACACACTGGGCGCTAGTGCTGCGGTCAATTTGTTCATGGCAGTACAGATGTTGACCACTGCACAGATACCTGCAATCCCTTATGTATCAGATAGTTTTGTGAATCCGCGAGAGAGGTCTGTGATTCCTCGCAAAATATTGATCAACGCTAGTGGTTTTGGCGGCAACTGTGTGAGTATCCTTGTAGAAAAGGAATTGTAA
- the bioA gene encoding adenosylmethionine--8-amino-7-oxononanoate transaminase, with the protein MNASDILKKDAQQIWHPLTQHKTALAPLAISHARGNYLYDHEGNRYFDAISSWYTCSYGHCNTTLINALQKQVEQLHHVVFAGMTHEPAVVLAEKLLNILPHNQSKLFFSENGSTSVEIALKMAFQYHFNRGEKRLAVVALEGGFHGDTFGAMSASGLSVYNGPFEDLLIEVIRIPAPTLENVDSVLEQVDQLIDDHEIASFIYEPLVQGAAAMQMNDGSALCRLIRRFRESGILSIADEVMTGFGKTGSYFASDQMLNKPDIICLSKALTGGIMPMAITSCTQEVYDAFLSDETSRGFFHGHTYSGNPLGCAVAAASIDLLTSYEIQEGIARIKESHDAFKPTLEKHKLVAQVRHCGVILALDLDLEMQRYGNERNEIFQWFWNKGVFLRPLGKTIYLVPPFTTTWTELDFLYKTIMEFLDSRLV; encoded by the coding sequence ATGAATGCCAGCGACATTCTAAAAAAAGATGCGCAGCAAATCTGGCATCCGTTGACGCAACACAAAACCGCATTGGCGCCGCTTGCCATTTCACATGCGCGAGGCAATTATCTTTATGATCATGAAGGCAATCGTTATTTTGATGCAATCTCCAGCTGGTATACCTGCAGTTATGGACACTGTAACACTACACTGATCAATGCGTTACAAAAACAAGTCGAGCAATTGCACCATGTAGTTTTTGCTGGGATGACCCATGAACCAGCAGTAGTTTTAGCGGAGAAACTACTCAATATTTTGCCTCATAATCAAAGCAAGCTGTTCTTTTCAGAAAATGGATCTACTAGCGTTGAGATTGCTCTTAAAATGGCATTTCAGTATCATTTTAACCGTGGAGAGAAGCGACTCGCCGTGGTAGCGCTGGAAGGTGGTTTTCATGGTGACACTTTTGGTGCGATGAGCGCCTCGGGACTTTCGGTATACAACGGTCCTTTTGAAGACCTTTTGATTGAGGTCATTCGCATACCAGCGCCCACATTAGAGAATGTGGATTCGGTTTTGGAGCAGGTTGATCAGCTCATTGATGATCATGAAATTGCCAGTTTTATTTATGAGCCGCTCGTGCAAGGTGCTGCTGCCATGCAAATGAATGATGGTAGTGCGTTATGCCGTTTGATAAGACGCTTTCGCGAAAGCGGAATTCTTTCCATTGCAGATGAGGTCATGACAGGCTTTGGAAAAACCGGAAGTTATTTTGCAAGTGACCAGATGCTCAATAAGCCGGATATTATTTGTCTATCCAAAGCATTGACAGGTGGCATCATGCCTATGGCGATCACTAGTTGTACACAAGAGGTGTACGATGCCTTTTTAAGTGATGAGACCAGTCGCGGCTTTTTTCACGGGCATACCTATTCTGGAAATCCGTTGGGATGTGCGGTGGCAGCTGCCAGTATTGACCTGTTGACTTCTTATGAAATCCAAGAAGGAATTGCAAGGATCAAAGAATCACATGATGCTTTTAAACCAACTTTGGAAAAACATAAGTTGGTAGCACAAGTGCGTCATTGCGGCGTGATTCTGGCTTTGGATCTTGACCTAGAAATGCAGCGCTACGGGAATGAGCGCAACGAGATTTTCCAATGGTTTTGGAATAAAGGAGTTTTCCTGCGACCTTTAGGTAAAACAATCTACTTGGTACCGCCTTTTACGACCACATGGACAGAGCTGGATTTTCTTTACAAAACCATCATGGAATTTCTGGATTCACGGTTAGTTTAG
- the bioD gene encoding dethiobiotin synthase yields MSSYFITGIGTDVGKTVAAAIATLALDADYWKPIQSGLTETDRGTIKELLPDHTGTFHPESYRLKTPMSPHKAAEIDGVSITLDNIKRPQTSKNLIIEGAGGLLVPINDQHTIADLMLPTDKIVLVSSGYLGSINHTLLSISYLKSKGLKCAGIIYNHVDLDGTIDIIEKMSGVPTIGHMERHEAITPQLIKDYAQEFKAKLEQL; encoded by the coding sequence ATGAGTAGTTATTTTATTACTGGAATAGGAACCGATGTAGGCAAAACTGTAGCCGCAGCCATTGCAACCCTAGCGCTGGATGCAGACTATTGGAAACCCATACAAAGCGGCCTCACCGAAACCGATCGAGGTACCATAAAAGAGTTGTTGCCAGATCATACCGGTACTTTCCATCCGGAATCTTACCGACTCAAAACGCCCATGAGTCCGCACAAAGCTGCAGAAATTGACGGTGTAAGCATCACGTTGGACAATATCAAAAGACCGCAAACCTCAAAAAACCTAATTATTGAAGGTGCTGGCGGGCTACTCGTTCCTATCAATGATCAACACACCATCGCAGATTTGATGCTGCCTACAGATAAAATTGTTTTGGTAAGTTCTGGTTATCTGGGCAGCATCAATCACACATTATTGAGTATTTCTTATTTAAAGTCCAAAGGACTAAAATGTGCTGGTATTATCTATAACCATGTAGATTTAGACGGTACGATTGATATCATAGAAAAAATGAGCGGCGTTCCCACCATAGGTCATATGGAAAGACATGAAGCCATTACACCGCAATTAATCAAAGATTACGCTCAAGAATTCAAGGCAAAACTAGAACAGTTATGA
- a CDS encoding putative signal transducing protein, translated as MNKFRTVATFSYPAEAAVIKSKLESENIEVFLRDEFTIASDPFATNAIGSVKMDVYIEDFIKALAIIEKSSPELSQRITDYIICPNCKKRKVREQQDINSASGFIEVIKAITYSLLPLRKHKLYKCTNCAFEFDLHE; from the coding sequence ATGAACAAATTCCGCACCGTGGCGACCTTTTCTTACCCGGCAGAGGCAGCTGTAATCAAGAGCAAACTTGAGAGCGAGAATATAGAAGTGTTCTTGCGTGATGAGTTTACTATTGCATCAGATCCCTTTGCGACAAACGCCATAGGTAGCGTCAAAATGGATGTTTATATAGAGGATTTTATCAAGGCACTTGCCATCATTGAGAAATCCTCACCAGAATTATCGCAGCGTATCACAGATTATATCATCTGTCCCAATTGTAAGAAGCGTAAAGTGCGAGAACAGCAAGATATCAATAGCGCCAGCGGCTTTATAGAGGTCATCAAAGCGATTACCTATAGCCTGCTGCCACTTAGAAAACATAAATTGTATAAATGCACGAATTGTGCTTTTGAATTTGATTTACATGAGTAG
- a CDS encoding aminotransferase class I/II-fold pyridoxal phosphate-dependent enzyme: MIPEKLLIKLAQRHANQSMRELKTTTGLIDFSSNDYLGFSKKLKPVQSEHHGATGSRLLTGQTKDFQDLEQKIADYHKTESALIFNSGYDANLGLISSVAQRGDLILYDEYVHASIRDAIKLSDARSLKFRHNDLGHLAILLDKFSKEENQEVYIITESVFSMDGDMPNLMELIELVKKKVNVHLILDEAHALGTVGNDGEGLAQSLQLENEIFARIVTYGKSMGSHGAAVLGGFDLNQFLVNFARSFVYTTALPQHSLNCISNAYDLLIQDSQEVEKLQMLVKQFNRLVIQSGLRLRFRESVTPIQTCIIPDNKLVKNAAMQLQEKGYDIRPILSPTVPAGEERLRICLHSFNTAQECEQMLHTLAGILKKQ; the protein is encoded by the coding sequence ATGATTCCAGAAAAGCTTCTTATCAAATTAGCCCAGCGGCATGCTAATCAAAGTATGCGCGAACTCAAGACCACAACTGGGCTTATTGACTTTTCGTCAAACGATTATTTAGGCTTTTCAAAAAAACTCAAACCTGTCCAAAGCGAACACCACGGCGCAACCGGTTCCCGATTGCTAACCGGACAGACTAAAGACTTCCAGGATCTGGAGCAAAAGATCGCAGATTATCACAAAACAGAATCGGCATTAATATTCAATTCTGGATATGATGCTAACTTAGGATTGATAAGCAGCGTGGCACAACGTGGCGACCTCATTTTGTACGATGAGTACGTACATGCCAGCATACGTGATGCGATCAAGCTAAGCGACGCACGATCGCTTAAATTCCGTCATAACGATCTGGGTCACCTAGCTATCTTACTGGATAAATTTTCCAAAGAAGAAAATCAAGAAGTCTATATCATTACAGAAAGCGTCTTTTCCATGGACGGCGATATGCCCAATCTAATGGAGTTGATCGAGCTTGTGAAGAAAAAGGTGAACGTACATCTCATTCTGGACGAGGCTCATGCTCTAGGAACTGTAGGCAACGATGGCGAAGGTCTGGCACAATCCCTACAGCTTGAAAATGAGATTTTTGCTCGCATCGTTACCTATGGCAAATCAATGGGTTCTCATGGCGCAGCGGTTTTGGGAGGATTTGACCTCAATCAGTTTTTGGTCAATTTTGCCCGTAGCTTTGTGTACACCACAGCCTTGCCGCAGCATTCTTTGAATTGCATTTCAAATGCCTACGATCTTCTCATTCAGGATTCTCAAGAGGTGGAAAAGCTACAGATGCTCGTGAAGCAATTCAATAGATTAGTGATACAAAGTGGGTTGAGATTACGCTTTCGCGAAAGCGTGACACCTATTCAAACCTGTATCATCCCAGATAATAAATTGGTCAAAAATGCCGCGATGCAACTACAGGAAAAAGGCTATGACATAAGACCTATCTTGTCACCTACCGTTCCTGCTGGCGAGGAACGATTGCGCATATGCCTGCATAGTTTCAATACTGCTCAGGAATGCGAGCAAATGCTTCATACCTTAGCGGGAATACTCAAGAAGCAATGA
- a CDS encoding ATP-binding protein, whose product MQLTRYPSKTDLETCEQEPIHLIPKIQQHGFVIVLDKEDIIIQVSDNINRFLEVEIDEVLNSHIGTICEPSTQRLLQEWKINKRSHVPFTFSSSGKEFTAIPHAIKDMTYMDLEPIAIDWDSFAFQQEMLDTLKQLNTANNESELTGMAATLLKELLGYDRVMIYQFDENWNGTVVAESKEDHLESWKGLHYPAGDIPANARKLFLEQGVRILSDVSSTYSDIVPTVNPVLKSLVPTGQSHLRGSSPIHIEYLNNMKVDATLNCAIVKDEQLWGLIACHHYSAKFVNFHKRKSCQLLAEMFSNQLTVKNTKWVLKKVNDSTNTRAKLIKHISKNWDLVAGVCDHKITGKDLINCDGFAIIYNNEYRTVGHCPTRSVTEQLMKELEHQLSKKRCYASNSLVKDFEWMEPLAADFSGLLCHKIGVDDQEAVMWFRKEQRAHVTWGGKNDKQDQKEKSERLSPRKSFEKWTEELRYTSVEWQDFEQAAASAFVDDLQSVIVSRYGEVNRLNKQLESLNQELESFSYSVSHDLRGPLRGIDGFAQILMEDYADTLDEYGKNSIKVIIQSAEKMNRLMDDILSYSGLSSVEVISDYQDAASLCESIIVEHRLKEKYPNTTVSIQDSMPSIYGDKTMMLQLFSNLITNAFKYSSKVDHPKIEIGSYNKDNKTIYYVKDNGIGFDPQYQDKIFGVFTRLFTTEYEGSGVGLAIVHRIIFKHHGKIWVDTEVGKGATFNFYLANGPGQ is encoded by the coding sequence ATGCAATTGACCCGTTATCCCAGTAAAACAGATTTGGAAACCTGTGAGCAAGAACCTATCCATCTTATCCCTAAGATCCAGCAACACGGGTTTGTCATTGTTCTTGATAAAGAGGATATAATCATCCAGGTAAGTGATAACATCAATCGCTTTTTAGAGGTCGAAATTGACGAGGTTTTAAACAGCCACATTGGGACCATCTGTGAACCATCAACGCAGCGTCTGTTACAAGAGTGGAAAATAAATAAGCGTTCTCACGTTCCCTTTACATTTTCATCATCTGGTAAGGAATTTACCGCCATACCTCACGCCATCAAGGATATGACGTATATGGATTTGGAACCCATCGCCATCGATTGGGATTCTTTTGCCTTCCAGCAGGAAATGCTCGATACCTTGAAGCAGCTCAATACCGCTAACAATGAGTCTGAACTAACTGGTATGGCAGCAACCTTACTGAAAGAGTTGCTGGGCTATGATCGTGTGATGATCTATCAATTTGACGAGAACTGGAACGGTACCGTTGTAGCAGAATCTAAGGAAGATCATCTGGAATCATGGAAAGGCCTACACTACCCTGCAGGAGATATTCCAGCCAATGCCCGTAAATTATTCCTGGAGCAAGGCGTGCGTATTTTAAGTGATGTGTCGTCCACTTACAGTGACATTGTTCCTACCGTGAATCCAGTCTTAAAATCTTTGGTTCCTACCGGTCAGTCCCATTTGCGTGGATCATCGCCTATACATATTGAGTACCTAAATAACATGAAGGTCGATGCCACTTTAAATTGCGCTATTGTCAAAGACGAGCAGTTATGGGGTCTCATCGCCTGTCATCATTACTCAGCTAAATTTGTCAATTTTCATAAACGCAAATCCTGTCAATTGCTAGCAGAGATGTTTAGCAATCAACTAACGGTCAAGAATACAAAATGGGTATTGAAAAAAGTCAATGACTCTACAAATACCAGAGCTAAACTCATCAAGCATATCAGTAAAAACTGGGACCTCGTGGCTGGTGTTTGTGACCACAAAATCACGGGAAAGGATCTAATTAACTGCGATGGCTTTGCCATCATTTATAATAATGAATACCGTACCGTTGGTCACTGCCCAACGAGATCTGTTACAGAGCAACTGATGAAAGAACTGGAACATCAATTGTCAAAGAAGCGATGTTATGCATCCAACAGTCTAGTAAAAGATTTTGAATGGATGGAGCCACTTGCAGCTGATTTCTCGGGTCTGTTGTGTCATAAAATAGGTGTGGATGATCAAGAAGCTGTCATGTGGTTTAGAAAAGAACAACGAGCTCATGTTACTTGGGGCGGAAAAAACGACAAGCAGGATCAAAAAGAAAAAAGCGAGCGACTTTCGCCTCGCAAATCCTTTGAAAAATGGACTGAAGAGTTGCGATACACCAGCGTGGAATGGCAGGATTTTGAACAAGCGGCCGCTAGCGCTTTTGTAGATGATCTACAAAGTGTTATTGTCTCTAGGTATGGCGAGGTCAATCGCTTGAATAAACAATTGGAAAGTCTCAATCAAGAATTGGAAAGCTTTAGCTATAGTGTAAGTCACGATTTAAGAGGACCATTAAGAGGTATTGATGGATTTGCTCAAATTTTGATGGAAGACTATGCAGATACTCTGGATGAATACGGGAAAAACTCCATTAAAGTCATCATTCAAAGTGCAGAGAAGATGAACAGACTCATGGATGACATCTTGAGTTACAGCGGTCTAAGCAGTGTAGAGGTTATTAGCGATTATCAAGATGCTGCGAGCTTGTGTGAATCCATCATTGTGGAACATAGATTAAAGGAAAAATATCCCAACACCACAGTTAGCATTCAGGATTCCATGCCATCTATCTACGGTGACAAAACGATGATGCTACAACTATTTTCCAATTTGATAACGAATGCTTTTAAGTACTCATCAAAAGTTGATCACCCAAAAATTGAAATAGGCAGTTACAATAAAGACAACAAAACCATTTATTACGTCAAAGACAATGGCATAGGATTTGACCCACAATATCAGGATAAAATATTTGGAGTTTTTACCCGATTATTCACGACCGAATATGAAGGCAGTGGCGTTGGACTAGCAATAGTACACCGTATAATTTTTAAACACCATGGAAAAATCTGGGTGGATACCGAGGTTGGCAAAGGAGCAACTTTTAATTTTTACCTAGCAAATGGACCAGGTCAATAA
- a CDS encoding response regulator: MDQVNNTCNSKNIFIIEDRVEDMELITRAISRQFDNVNLVAVPDSEDLLKKITSGDLKKSRPHLLLIDINMPKVSGIDLLKALSVKEEYNKLPRVVLSSSDHHKDLDAAYSYKANSYVIKPGSYSDLKIKLKSVVDYWLYTNTN; this comes from the coding sequence ATGGACCAGGTCAATAATACATGCAATAGCAAGAACATCTTCATTATTGAAGATAGGGTTGAAGACATGGAGCTCATCACCAGAGCCATCTCCAGACAATTTGACAACGTCAATCTGGTGGCCGTTCCAGATTCTGAAGACCTGCTCAAAAAAATCACAAGTGGTGACCTAAAAAAATCCAGGCCACACTTGTTGCTCATAGACATCAACATGCCTAAAGTTTCAGGTATTGATTTACTTAAAGCATTGTCTGTAAAGGAAGAATATAATAAACTCCCTAGAGTTGTGTTAAGCTCCAGTGACCATCACAAAGATCTTGATGCCGCCTATTCCTATAAAGCCAATAGCTACGTCATCAAACCGGGCAGCTATAGCGATCTAAAAATTAAATTAAAAAGTGTTGTCGATTACTGGCTGTACACAAACACCAACTAA